One genomic segment of Musa acuminata AAA Group cultivar baxijiao chromosome BXJ3-3, Cavendish_Baxijiao_AAA, whole genome shotgun sequence includes these proteins:
- the LOC135633277 gene encoding glycine-rich cell wall structural protein 1-like produces MDWNGGGGGGEEKGLLWRLPVLKAKDLGKVGPGIGFGAGCGVGFGVGLVGGVGIGAGFPGLQLGFGFGAGCGIGLGFGYGVGRGVAYDENRRYTNVGKLFHKVRNGSSENQIEILFDELMESTRKLIKATSKEIEKWR; encoded by the exons ATGGATTggaacggcggcggcggcggcggggaagAGAAGGGATTGCTGTGGCGGCTCCCGGTGCTGAAGGCGAAGGATCTGGGGAAGGTTGGGCCCGGCATCGGTTTCGGTGCCGGTTGCGGCGTCGGCTTCGGCGTCGGTCTCGTCGGAG GTGTAGGAATAGGGGCTGGATTCCCTGGTTTGCagcttggatttggatttggagcTGGATGTGGAATAGGGTTAGGTTTTGGTTACGGTGTTGGGAGAGGAGTTGCATATGATGAGAACCGAAGATATACAAATGTGGGAAAGTTGTTCCATAAAGTGCGAAATGGTTCATCTGA gaATCAGATTGAAATCCTGTTTGATGAACTTATGGAGAGTACAAGAAAGCTGATAAAAGCAACCTCAAAAGAGATCGAGAAATGGAGATAA
- the LOC135634118 gene encoding putative ribosome biogenesis protein C8F11.04, producing the protein MAAGAAAPVNSGSSRINREAVTKAADALFQWLRSRDSKAQLFEDDEFLYLQLSLHRFPSNTKSARVNPQLLPLPHPLFSDHSSSLCLFFDDRSPSASASALLDRARELSLSVDAAIGLSSLRSDYRPYEARRRLCDSHNLFFADRRIIPLLPRLIGKEFFRKRKAPLPLDLSRPGWPLQLRRCLNSAFFYPPSKGTCTVVKVGRASMTPEEVADNVNAIVEGAVEHVPKGWGNVRSVLIKAAGSVALPVYQAVPQMGLKINVPASMDVDKEKDLEHDGEGEVVDVGEVDEQLSGQKKDKQRKNKKGRIHEVITRYMEMDEGEEDNDNGVQENENGEEGNDKEVEKSATKKKRKKQGTEKRKESIKKKGEKDNKELCDDGEQDDHGDGIEGEGDKSSAGVSLDNKMKRKKKGKVDKQVEEENDGEKLEETAKADGTKKKIKKTKNLEKVKKIKKSKVRQS; encoded by the coding sequence ATGGCGGCGGGGGCGGCGGCACCTGTCAATAGTGGCTCGTCTCGCATCAACCGCGAGGCGGTAACGAAAGCAGCGGACGCGCTCTTCCAGTGGCTCCGCTCCCGCGACAGCAAGGCGCAGCTCTTCGAGGACGATGAGTTCCTCTACCTTCAGCTTTCCCTCCACCGATTCCCCTCTAACACTAAATCCGCCCGCGTCAACCCTCAgctcctccccctcccccaccCACTCTTCTCCGACCACTCCTCCTCCCTCTGCCTCTTCTTCGACGACCGCtccccctccgcctccgcctctgcCCTCCTCGACCGAGCCCGCGAACTCTCCCTCTCCGTGGACGCTGCCATCGGCCTCTCATCGCTCCGCTCCGACTACCGCCCCTACGAGGCCCGCCGCCGCCTCTGCGACTCGCACAACCTCTTTTTCGCCGACCGCCGCATCATCCCCCTTCTCCCTCGCCTCATCGGCAAGGAGTTCTTCCGCAAGAGGAAGGCCCCGCTCCCGCTCGACCTCTCCCGCCCCGGCTGGCCCCTCCAGCTTCGCCGCTGCCTCAACTCCGCCTTCTTCTATCCACCATCGAAAGGCACCTGCACCGTCGTCAAGGTTGGGCGGGCCTCGATGACTCCGGAGGAGGTCGCAGACAACGTGAACGCGATCGTTGAAGGGGCTGTGGAGCACGTGCCTAAGGGGTGGGGAAACGTGCGCTCCGTCCTCATCAAGGCCGCTGGCTCAGTCGCCCTACCGGTCTACCAGGCCGTCCCACAGATGGGCCTCAAGATCAACGTGCCAGCATCTATGGATGTGGATAAGGAGAAAGATCTGGAGCATGATGGTGAGGGCGAGGTTGTCGATGTTGGAGAAGTGGATGAGCAGCTCTCTGGCCAGAAGAAGGACAAACAGAGGAAGAATAAGAAGGGACGTATCCACGAAGTGATTACAAGATACATGGAAATGGATGAAGGAGAAGAGGATAATGATAATGGTGTGCAGGAAAATGAGAATGGTGAAGAAGGCAATGATAAGGAAGTTGAGAAGAGTGCTacgaagaaaaagaggaagaagcaagGGACGGAAAAAAGGAAAGAGAGTATCAAGAAGAAAGGCGAGAAGGATAACAAAGAGCTTTGTGATGATGGAGAACAGGATGACCATGGTGATGGTATCGAAGGAGAAGGTGATAAATCGAGTGCAGGTGTATCGTTAGATAAcaagatgaagaggaagaagaaggggaaagtGGATAAGCAAGTGGAGGAGGAAAATGATGGAGAGAAACTTGAAGAAACTGCCAAAGCTGATGGAACAAAAAAGAAGATCAAGAAGACAAAGAATTTGGAGAAGGTGAAGAAAATTAAGAAGAGTAAGGTGAGGCAATCATGA
- the LOC135634119 gene encoding ethylene-responsive transcription factor ERF019-like yields the protein MSHGQEGGETKYKGVRRRRWGKWVSEIRVPGTGDRLWLGSYATPEAAAVAHDTAVFFLRGPSHAGRLNFPDRAMVLTWACLSPPSVQRAASESGMAVDARMQEAAWREERRHPPSSDVSCERVSRREAGDSDVSMGSELYGDISVDDMEIWV from the coding sequence ATGAGTCACGGCCAGGAAGGAGGCGAGACGAAGTACAAGGGCGTGCGCCGCCGGAGATGGGGCAAGTGGGTGTCGGAGATCCGCGTGCCGGGGACGGGCGACCGCCTGTGGCTCGGCTCCTACGCCACCCCGGAGGCCGCGGCGGTGGCCCACGACACCGCCGTCTTCTTCCTCAGAGGCCCGAGCCATGCCGGCCGCCTCAACTTCCCCGACCGCGCCATGGTGCTGACGTGGGCCTGCTTGTCGCCGCCGTCGGTGCAACGCGCCGCGTCCGAGTCGGGGATGGCGGTCGACGCGAGGATGCAGGAAGCCGCCTGGCGCGAGGAGCGGCGGCATCCGCCATCGTCGGATGTCAGCTGTGAGAGGGTCAGCCGGAGAGAGGCGGGAGACAGTGACGTGTCCATGGGGAGTGAGTTGTACGGAGATATAAGCGTGGATGATATGGAGATATGGGTGTAA
- the LOC135633732 gene encoding uncharacterized protein At5g08430-like isoform X1, with protein MMKKNKLNKEEIAEDYCFTCKDGGHLRVCDFKNCLKAYHPQCVGKDPSFMESDERWTCGWHSCFICQKASALQCYCCPNSVCYSCIKEAEFVQVKKRTKGFCNNCLKLAILIEENIDVDSDGGKVDFRDTETYEFLFKDYWEIIKDQEGLTLIDLQAANALLKRGENYKGGSDSDKLEEEDVESEGDDLEINSDDGLSFLEDLKGRCGRMKKPIKRSRSKKKVFISWGSVELINFLISVGRDTNEPLTLLDACEIIKDYIDRNNLHDPDSKKKKNVICDERLYALFRKRKVKFHKIESLLESHFATNDDSDEEISFSSEDGDTFGRRKKQNTGYDEHKLQPKEYKEDISAAPKSCYASIVRKNINSVYLKRSLIMEFLKSPDTFEEKVTGCFVRVKVDPEDFYFVPEKRYKLGQVTGVKKALQTYKVGTMSTDVVLHVSNYHADVQLFFLSDDDFDEDECEDLLQLANKGLFKRPTVAELEKKIRSVHADIMNHWIDKEVLKLQKLIDRANEKGWRRELFAYIDEREKLRTSEERKRLLQEIPTVVADISQTKVKNTNGPPISSECQLPKAADVNNSGSGHVIEIKEDHGVQDSKITGNMRIGDHVDDEDKTWHYVDPSGNEQGPFDMVSLRYWMREGFFDEDFKVWKTGQSREDAILLTDALRLYQ; from the exons ATGATGAAGAAGAATAAGTTGAACAAGGAGGAGATAGCGGAGGACTACTGCTTCACATGCAAGGATGGAGGGCACCTGCGGGTCTGCGATTTCAA GAATTGTCTTAAAGCTTACCATCCTCAATGTGTGGGTAAGGATCCCTCATTCATGGAGAGTGATGAACGTTGGACCTGTG GTTGGCATTCTTGCTTTATCTGCCAAAAGGCATCAGCTCTCCAATGTTACTGCTGCCCGAACTCTGTGTGCTACTCATGCATAAAGGAAGCTGAGTTTgtgcaagtcaagaaaagaacaaagggCTTCTGCAACAATTGcttaaagctagcaattttaatagaagagaatATAGATGTTGATTCAGATGGG GGAAAGGTGGACTTCAGAGATACTGAGACATATGAGTTTTTGTTCAAGGATTATTGGGAAATAATAAAGGATCAGGAAGGACTGACATTGATTGATCTTCAGGCAGCGAATGCTCTTCTTAAAAGAGGTGAAAATTACAAGGGTGGATCAGATTCTGACAAACTTGAGGAAGAGGATGTCGAATCTGAAGGTGATGATTTGGAAATAAATTCTGACGATGGGTTGTCATTTCTTGAGGATTTGAAAGGGCGATGTGGTAGAATGAAGAAACCAATTAAGAGGTCCAGGTCAAAGAAAAAAGTGTTTATTAGTTGGGGTTCAGTGGAGCTGATAAACTTCCTTATATCTGTTGGTAGAGACACAAATGAACCACTTACACTGTTGGATGCATGTGAAATAATAAAGGACTACATTGATAGAAACAACCTTCATGATCCagatagtaaaaagaaaaaaaatgtaataTGTGATGAGAGACTGTATGCTTTATTCAGAAAAAGGAAAGTAAAGTTTCATAAGATAGAGAGTTTGTTGGAGAGTCACTTTGCCACAAATGATGATTCAGATGAAGAAATTTCTTTTAGCTCAGAAGATGGTGACACATTTGGAAGACGAAAGAAGCAAAACACAGGATATGATGAACATAAATTACAGCCAAAGGAATATAAGGAAGATATTTCTGCAGCACCTAAAAGTTGTTATGCCTCCATAGTTAGGAAAAACATAAATTCGGTGTACTTGAAGAGATCTTTAATTATGGAATTTCTTAAAAGTCCTGATACTTTTGAAGAAAAAGTTACTGGCTGCTTTGTGAGGGTGAAGGTAGATCCTGAAGATTTCTACTTTGTTCCAGAAAAGAGGTACAAGCTAGGGCAGGTCACAG GTGTTAAGAAGGCTTTACAGACATACAAGGTAGGCACAATGTCCACAGATGTGGTTCTACATGTTTCCAATTATCATGCGGATGTTCAATTATTTTTTCTATCCGATGATGACTTTGATGAG GATGAGTGTGAAGATCTTCTCCAGTTGGCCAATAAAGGCCTTTTCAAAAGACCCACTGTT GCAGAGCTTGAAAAGAAGATCAGAAGTGTTCATGCTGACATAATGAATCAT TGGATTGATAAGGAAGTTTTGAAGTTACAAAAACTGATAGATCGAGCTAATGAGAAAGGATGGCGCAGAGA ACTTTTTGCTTATATTGATGAAAGAGAAAAACTTCGTACATCTGAAGAGCGAAAGCGGCTTCTTCAAGAGATTCCAACAGTGGTTGCTGATATATCTCAAACTAAGGTGAAGAATACCAATGGTCCACCTATTTCTTCAG AGTGCCAACTGCCAAAAGCTGCTGATGTCAATAATTCTGGCAGTGGTCATGTAATTGAAATCAAAGAAGACCATGGAGTtcaagattctaagataactggCAATATGCGAATAGGCGACCACGTCGATGATGAAGACAAGACGTGGCATTATGTTGACCCTTCTGGCAATGAACAAGGACCATTTGACATGGTATCTCTAAGGTATTGGATGAGAGAAGGCTTTTTCGATGAAGATTTTAAGGTCTGGAAAACAGGCCAGTCAAGAGAAGATGCCATTTTGTTGACAGATGCACTCCGTCTATATCAATAG
- the LOC135633732 gene encoding uncharacterized protein At5g08430-like isoform X2 yields the protein MEGTCGSAISRIVLKLTILNVWVRIPHSWRVMNVGPVGKVDFRDTETYEFLFKDYWEIIKDQEGLTLIDLQAANALLKRGENYKGGSDSDKLEEEDVESEGDDLEINSDDGLSFLEDLKGRCGRMKKPIKRSRSKKKVFISWGSVELINFLISVGRDTNEPLTLLDACEIIKDYIDRNNLHDPDSKKKKNVICDERLYALFRKRKVKFHKIESLLESHFATNDDSDEEISFSSEDGDTFGRRKKQNTGYDEHKLQPKEYKEDISAAPKSCYASIVRKNINSVYLKRSLIMEFLKSPDTFEEKVTGCFVRVKVDPEDFYFVPEKRYKLGQVTGVKKALQTYKVGTMSTDVVLHVSNYHADVQLFFLSDDDFDEDECEDLLQLANKGLFKRPTVAELEKKIRSVHADIMNHWIDKEVLKLQKLIDRANEKGWRRELFAYIDEREKLRTSEERKRLLQEIPTVVADISQTKVKNTNGPPISSECQLPKAADVNNSGSGHVIEIKEDHGVQDSKITGNMRIGDHVDDEDKTWHYVDPSGNEQGPFDMVSLRYWMREGFFDEDFKVWKTGQSREDAILLTDALRLYQ from the exons ATGGAGGGCACCTGCGGGTCTGCGATTTCAA GAATTGTCTTAAAGCTTACCATCCTCAATGTGTGGGTAAGGATCCCTCATTCATGGAGAGTGATGAACGTTGGACCTGTG GGAAAGGTGGACTTCAGAGATACTGAGACATATGAGTTTTTGTTCAAGGATTATTGGGAAATAATAAAGGATCAGGAAGGACTGACATTGATTGATCTTCAGGCAGCGAATGCTCTTCTTAAAAGAGGTGAAAATTACAAGGGTGGATCAGATTCTGACAAACTTGAGGAAGAGGATGTCGAATCTGAAGGTGATGATTTGGAAATAAATTCTGACGATGGGTTGTCATTTCTTGAGGATTTGAAAGGGCGATGTGGTAGAATGAAGAAACCAATTAAGAGGTCCAGGTCAAAGAAAAAAGTGTTTATTAGTTGGGGTTCAGTGGAGCTGATAAACTTCCTTATATCTGTTGGTAGAGACACAAATGAACCACTTACACTGTTGGATGCATGTGAAATAATAAAGGACTACATTGATAGAAACAACCTTCATGATCCagatagtaaaaagaaaaaaaatgtaataTGTGATGAGAGACTGTATGCTTTATTCAGAAAAAGGAAAGTAAAGTTTCATAAGATAGAGAGTTTGTTGGAGAGTCACTTTGCCACAAATGATGATTCAGATGAAGAAATTTCTTTTAGCTCAGAAGATGGTGACACATTTGGAAGACGAAAGAAGCAAAACACAGGATATGATGAACATAAATTACAGCCAAAGGAATATAAGGAAGATATTTCTGCAGCACCTAAAAGTTGTTATGCCTCCATAGTTAGGAAAAACATAAATTCGGTGTACTTGAAGAGATCTTTAATTATGGAATTTCTTAAAAGTCCTGATACTTTTGAAGAAAAAGTTACTGGCTGCTTTGTGAGGGTGAAGGTAGATCCTGAAGATTTCTACTTTGTTCCAGAAAAGAGGTACAAGCTAGGGCAGGTCACAG GTGTTAAGAAGGCTTTACAGACATACAAGGTAGGCACAATGTCCACAGATGTGGTTCTACATGTTTCCAATTATCATGCGGATGTTCAATTATTTTTTCTATCCGATGATGACTTTGATGAG GATGAGTGTGAAGATCTTCTCCAGTTGGCCAATAAAGGCCTTTTCAAAAGACCCACTGTT GCAGAGCTTGAAAAGAAGATCAGAAGTGTTCATGCTGACATAATGAATCAT TGGATTGATAAGGAAGTTTTGAAGTTACAAAAACTGATAGATCGAGCTAATGAGAAAGGATGGCGCAGAGA ACTTTTTGCTTATATTGATGAAAGAGAAAAACTTCGTACATCTGAAGAGCGAAAGCGGCTTCTTCAAGAGATTCCAACAGTGGTTGCTGATATATCTCAAACTAAGGTGAAGAATACCAATGGTCCACCTATTTCTTCAG AGTGCCAACTGCCAAAAGCTGCTGATGTCAATAATTCTGGCAGTGGTCATGTAATTGAAATCAAAGAAGACCATGGAGTtcaagattctaagataactggCAATATGCGAATAGGCGACCACGTCGATGATGAAGACAAGACGTGGCATTATGTTGACCCTTCTGGCAATGAACAAGGACCATTTGACATGGTATCTCTAAGGTATTGGATGAGAGAAGGCTTTTTCGATGAAGATTTTAAGGTCTGGAAAACAGGCCAGTCAAGAGAAGATGCCATTTTGTTGACAGATGCACTCCGTCTATATCAATAG
- the LOC135633038 gene encoding uncharacterized protein LOC135633038, with protein MHPKLQSVANPFVSLSLSPVFHETTLLLPSLEINSSFLRHQNPFPLKPKLSSTPCSPISLQEFQSLAVAKSHLSAMPVLQIRSCLFLLLISALALEASVSETPSAYEMLEKFDFPKGILPEGVKSYILNGDGGFEVYLSGNCEFKVEGGYILKYDRKITGKVKSGSLTDLKGVSVKVLFAWFGINEVVRNDSDISFYVGPLSASFPVSNFDECPRCSCGFDCATALPMVS; from the coding sequence ATGCATCCAAAACTCCAGTCTGTTGCCAACccttttgtctctctctctctctctcccgtctTCCATGAAACCacgcttcttcttccttctcttgaaaTCAATTCCTCCTTCCTCCGGCATCAAAACCCCTTTCCTTTGAAGCCCAAACTCTCATCTACTCCTTGTTCTCCGATTTCTCTACAAGAATTCCAGTCTTTAGCCGTCGCCAAATCCCACCTGTCGGCAATGCCGGTCCTTCAAATTCGATCttgtctcttcctcctcctgaTCTCCGCGCTCGCCCTCGAGGCTTCGGTTTCCGAGACTCCCTCCGCCTACGAGATGCTGGAGAAGTTCGATTTCCCCAAGGGAATCCTCCCCGAGGGCGTGAAGAGCTACATATTGAACGGGGATGGGGGCTTCGAGGTGTACCTCAGCGGGAATTGCGAGTTCAAGGTGGAGGGAGGGTACATACTCAAGTACGACCGGAAGATCACCGGGAAGGTAAAGTCGGGATCGCTGACGGACTTGAAGGGGGTGAGCGTCAAGGTCTTGTTCGCCTGGTTCGGCATCAACGAGGTGGTGAGGAACGACTCCGATATCAGCTTCTACGTCGGTCCCCTCTCCGCCTCCTTCCCCGTCTCCAACTTCGATGAGTGCCCGCGATGCAGCTGCGGCTTCGACTGCGCCACCGCCCTGCCCATGGTGTCGTAA
- the LOC135632539 gene encoding exopolygalacturonase-like, translating to MVGFQIDKECCMHGGKDDNDSELGGSRPARSNILQRALHGHNGDASERTTTGNHPSRAFEAAWSAACTVEGRTTIVIPEGAYLLGPTIFRGPCKGIMEVEDSMDKELLHGLITNAKRYSIANPYRSFVTNATISSINFIDSKFFHVHVLKSRNITFDSIRISAPGDSPNTDGIHIADSTNIQVANSVIGTGDDCISIGSGCTNLTIFNVLCGPGHGISVGSLGKNAGEKDVIGLKVMQCNLTGTTNGLRIKTWQSSSSSLKATDFLFEHIIMNNVYNPIIIDQNYCPNANCPGKDPSLVKITDIKYRNITGTFASPVAYKLVCSVAAPCEGVDLSDISLEYNGKDKQAQNATSICVNVYGSSNGNVKPDPCI from the exons ATGGTAGGCTTTCAAATCGATAAGGAGTGCTGCATGCACGGTGGAAAGGATGACAACGATAGTGAACTTGGAGGGAGCAGACCTGCTCGATCTAACATTCTTCAAAGGGCTTTACATGGGCataatggtgatgcaagtgaaaggACAACTACTGGCAACCATCCATCTCGT GCTTTTGAAGCAGCATGGAGTGCGGCATGCACGGTGGAAGGGAGAACAACGATAGTGATCCCAGAGGGTGCATACCTGCTTGGTCCAACAATCTTCAGAGGGCCTTGCAAAGGCataatg GAGGTGGAAGATTCGATggacaaggagcttctgcatggccttaTAACCAATGCAAAAAGATACTCAATTGCAAACCCCTACCGAAG TTTCGTCACGAACGCAACCATCAGCAGCATCAATTTTATCGACAGCAAGTTCTTCCACGTTCATGTCCTTAAATCAAGAAATATTACATTTGATTCCATTAGGATCAGTGCTCCGGGAGATAGCCCCAACACTGATGGCATCCACATCGCCGACTCGACCAATATCCAGGTTGCTAACTCGGTCATCGGCACTGGTgatgattgcatctccatcggctcgggctgcaccaatttgaccatctttaatGTGTTATGCGGTCCTGGCCATGGCATCAGCGTCGGTAGTCTCGGCAAAAATGCTGGTGAGAAAGATGTCATCGGGCTGAAAGTGATGCAATGCAATCTTACCGGTACAACAAATggattgaggatcaagacatGGCAATCTTCTTCATCTAGTTTGAAGGCCACTGATTTCCTCtttgaacacatcatcatgaacaatgTCTATAACCCTATCATCATAGATCAGAACTATTGCCCAAATGCTAATTGTCCCGGAAAG GATCCTTCTTTGGTTAAGATCACGGATATCAAGTATAGAAATATCACGGGGACATTTGCCTCACCAGTAGCTTATAAACTAGTGTGCAGTGTGGCCGCACCATGTGAGGGAGTGGACCTCAGTGACATTAGCTTGGAGTACAACGGAAAAGACAAGCAAGCCCAAAATGCAACGTCTATTTGTGTTAATGTTTATGGCAGCTCCAATGGGAATGTGAAACCTGACCCTTGCATCTAA